From the Nodularia sphaerocarpa UHCC 0038 genome, the window TGTACGGCAAAAAAGGCAAAAAATATCTAATTGCTGACCCGGCTGTGGGAATGCGTTATCTGTCTTCCCAAGATTTAATCCAGGGTTGGACAGACTGGTTAATGCTGTTACTAGAACCAGATACCACGCGCTTTTTTGCCCAAAAAGATGATGAAATTGGTGGGTTTTTGCGTTTCTTCAAGCGCGTTTGGATTTATCGGACAATTCTCGCCCAAGCTTTACCTCTTAACTTGATGTTGGGGTTGCTGTCTTTGGCTTCTCCTTTCTTGCTGCAAATCCTCACTGATGATGTGCTGGTTAGGGGTGATACAAATTTACTCACTACTGTGGTTCTTGCTGTAGTGGTGATGAATTTTATTTCTAGTAGTCTTTCCTATGTACAGTCCAACTTAATCGCCCACTTTGCTCAACGTCTGAAATTAGGCTTAGTTCTAGATTTTGGGCGACAAATTTTGCAACTACCTCTGTCTTACTACGAAGCGCGGCGGAGTGGAGAAATTGTCAGTAGGCTCAGGGATATTGACCAAATTAATCAGTTAATATCTCAAGTAGTTGTCAGCTTACCTAGTCGCTTTTTTGTGGCTGTGATTTCTCTTTGCTTGATGGTTTTCTATAGCTGGAAACTAACGGCATTAGCGGCAATTATTGCTGTGGTGATGACTCTATCTACAATCGTTTTTCTCCCGACTTTACAGCAAAAGAACCGGGACTTTTTAGTTAAATATGCAGAAGCGCAGGGGCTGTTAGTAGAAACCTTTAAAGGCGCGTTGACTCTGAAAACTACCACGTCAGGGCCACAATTTAAAGATGAATTGCAAGGTGAATTTGGATTACTGAGTAATTTAGCATTCCGCACCATGCAGATTGGAATTATTAATAATACTTTTTCGGGTTTTGTTTCTAGTATAGGTAGTGTACTTTTACTGTGGTTTGGTGGCTATTTGGTAATTAATCCGGCAGAAAATCTCAGCATCGGGCAGCTGTTTGCATTTAATGCCATGAATGCTAATTTCTTGGGATTAATTGCTACGGTGATTGGTTTTGTGCAACAGTTCACTATGGTGAAAACTGCAACTGAAAGGCTGACAGAAGTTATAGACGCAACCCCAGAGAATGAAAATGATGGGAAAAAACCTTTTGAGAAAATTCCCGGTGACATGGATATTGTTTGCAGCAATGTTAACTTCCATTATGCTGGCAGACTTGACCTGTTAGAAGACTTTTCTGTGACTATTCCTGGTGGTCAGGTTACTGCTATAATTGGCAAATCTGGTTGTGGTAAAAGCACTTTAGCAAAACTAATAGCGGGATTATACCCCATAAATTCTGGTAATATTCAGATAGGATTATATAATCTCCAAGACCTGGCTCTAGATTGTCTGAGACAACAGGTAATACTTGTTCCTCAAGATGCCCATTTTTGGAGTCGTTCTATAGTGGAAAACTTTCGCTTAGGAGCGCCCCATGCGTCCTTTGAGCAGATTGTCAGAGCTTGCAGAATTGCGGAAGCTGATGAATTTATTATTAAACTACCTGATAAGTATCAAACGATTTTAGGTGAGTTTGGGGCAAATATTTCAGGTGGACAGCGCCAAAGATTGGCAATAGCAAGAGCGATAATTACAGAGCCACCCATTCTGATTTTAGACGAATCGACAGGTGGACTTGACCCGGTGAGTGAAGCACAAGTTCTAGAGCAATTATTTAAGCATCGTCGGGGAAAAACCACAATTTTAATTACGCATCGCCCTAAAGTAATTAATCGGGCTGATTGGGTCGTGTTCTTGGAAAATGGTAAGTTAAAGGAGCAAGGAAATTTAGCAGATTTGAGGGAAAAATCAGGACAACATTTAGATTTTTTAATTTCTTAATTAGTAGTAATTGGTCTAGAATAATATGCTCTATACTCATAGCGAAAAAATTCTTCCCGCAGTTAGAACTGAGGATTTTCTGCCCCCCGTTAGCATCTGGATGTCTTTAGCGGCGGTGACTCTGATGGGAACGGTTGTTTCTGGGGTGGCGCTGGCTTCATTTGTGGAATACAATGTCACTGTGAAAACTCTGGCTACTGTTCGTCCTACAGGAGAAGTTCGACTAGTACAGCCACAAACAGAAGGAATTGTTGAAACTATTTTAGTTCAAGAAAATCAGATTGTCAAAGAAGGAGATGTGATCGCTCGTCTTGATTCTGAGGAATGGCAAATTAGAAAGAGTCAATTACAAGGAAATCTCCAACAAAACTATTTACAACTAATTCAAATTAATGGGCAAATTGACTCTTTAGATACTCAAATTATGGCTGAAGAAAGAGTCATAGAACAGACGATTTTTGCGGCGCAATCTGATTTAGCACGTAATCAAAGAGACTATCAAGAACGACAAGTTGCTACTCAAAATCAATTACAAGCAGCAGCAGCAGAATTACAAATAAGAAACACAGAAGTAGAACAAGCTCGTGCTAAATTAAAATTTGTTGAATTGGATCGCGATCGCTACGAGCAATTGTCAGGAACTGGAGCTATTGGAATGCGTGAGTATGACCAGAAAAAGCTCTTGGTAGAGGAAACACAAGGAATACTCGCAGCCGGAAAAAAATCTGTAGAGATTGCGGAAACGAAAGTCCGCATAGCCCAATCGGCGATCAATCCTTCTCAGGCGATAGTAGACATGGCTGAAAACCGGATTGCTCAAGAAACTGCTAGAGGTCAAGCCACTATCGCCACCTTAAAAAAAGAACAACAAGCTTTAACTCAACGGCGAGTTGATATGCAGAATCAACTCAACCAATTGCAAAAAGAACTTCAACAAGTGCAGAACCAACTGCAAGCTACTATTGTTCGTGCTACCAGTGACGGGATTATTTTCAAGCTCAATTTACGCAACCCCGGACAAGTTGTGCGTGCTAGCGAACCTGTGGCGGAAATCGTTCCTCAAAATGCACCTCTGCTGATTAAAGCGATGATTCCCACTGGAGATATTCAAAAAGTTGAGGTTGGTCAAGACGTAATATTAAGGGTTGATGCTTGTCCATATCCTGATTATGGGACTCTCAAAGCTGTG encodes:
- a CDS encoding peptidase domain-containing ABC transporter; this encodes MKYQFVRQHSEEDCGAACLAAISKYHGRNFTLSHIREVVGTGQFGTTLLGLRRGAETLGFNARPVKTSPELLERLNEAPLPAIIHWKGNHWVVLYGKKGKKYLIADPAVGMRYLSSQDLIQGWTDWLMLLLEPDTTRFFAQKDDEIGGFLRFFKRVWIYRTILAQALPLNLMLGLLSLASPFLLQILTDDVLVRGDTNLLTTVVLAVVVMNFISSSLSYVQSNLIAHFAQRLKLGLVLDFGRQILQLPLSYYEARRSGEIVSRLRDIDQINQLISQVVVSLPSRFFVAVISLCLMVFYSWKLTALAAIIAVVMTLSTIVFLPTLQQKNRDFLVKYAEAQGLLVETFKGALTLKTTTSGPQFKDELQGEFGLLSNLAFRTMQIGIINNTFSGFVSSIGSVLLLWFGGYLVINPAENLSIGQLFAFNAMNANFLGLIATVIGFVQQFTMVKTATERLTEVIDATPENENDGKKPFEKIPGDMDIVCSNVNFHYAGRLDLLEDFSVTIPGGQVTAIIGKSGCGKSTLAKLIAGLYPINSGNIQIGLYNLQDLALDCLRQQVILVPQDAHFWSRSIVENFRLGAPHASFEQIVRACRIAEADEFIIKLPDKYQTILGEFGANISGGQRQRLAIARAIITEPPILILDESTGGLDPVSEAQVLEQLFKHRRGKTTILITHRPKVINRADWVVFLENGKLKEQGNLADLREKSGQHLDFLIS
- a CDS encoding HlyD family efflux transporter periplasmic adaptor subunit, with product MLYTHSEKILPAVRTEDFLPPVSIWMSLAAVTLMGTVVSGVALASFVEYNVTVKTLATVRPTGEVRLVQPQTEGIVETILVQENQIVKEGDVIARLDSEEWQIRKSQLQGNLQQNYLQLIQINGQIDSLDTQIMAEERVIEQTIFAAQSDLARNQRDYQERQVATQNQLQAAAAELQIRNTEVEQARAKLKFVELDRDRYEQLSGTGAIGMREYDQKKLLVEETQGILAAGKKSVEIAETKVRIAQSAINPSQAIVDMAENRIAQETARGQATIATLKKEQQALTQRRVDMQNQLNQLQKELQQVQNQLQATIVRATSDGIIFKLNLRNPGQVVRASEPVAEIVPQNAPLLIKAMIPTGDIQKVEVGQDVILRVDACPYPDYGTLKAVVSDISPDVMTIPGNSMGGAATATAASYFEATVQPESMTFGNGDRQCRIQSGMNTKADIISQQETALQFILRKARLITDL